A genomic segment from Mercenaria mercenaria strain notata unplaced genomic scaffold, MADL_Memer_1 contig_2962, whole genome shotgun sequence encodes:
- the LOC128552617 gene encoding 28S rRNA (cytosine-C(5))-methyltransferase-like codes for MGNNGTIYAFDKDPKRLSTLKTLVAKAGATCVQAGCRDFLSVSPLDKMYENVEYILVDPSCSGSGMVNRQQQFTDEKESCTSERLQQLSKFQISILKHALSFPHVKKVVYSTCSIHDEENEMVVEEVYSQFCEKFEIESVMPEWKYRGKKIYKHGSQCLRMSYEDCQTNGFFVASFIKRSNELLENDVPKCSDKRKEKISKSEFNSSYLRTVTLRFGEKKLKNNRQKVYVRTNGFLGKHSYIKEKDKTIRATARWTVMK; via the exons ATGGGGAATAATGG AACAATATATGCCTTTGACAAGGATCCAAAGAGGTTGTCAACGCTGAAGACACTTGTAGCAAAGGCTGGGGCTACTTGTGTACAAGCTGGATGTAGAGACTTCCTGTCTGTTAGTCCGCTAGACAAGATGTATGAAAATGTGGAGTATATATTGGTGGATCCTTCATGTAGCGGATCAG GAATGGTTAACAGGCAGCAACAGTTTACAGACGAGAAGGAATCGTGTACCTCGGAGAGGTTGCAACAACTGTCCAAGTTCCAAATATCCATTCTAAAACATGCACTTAGTTTTCCACATGTTAAAAAGGTCGTTTATTCAACGTGTTCCATTCATgatgaagaaaatgaaatggttGTTGAAGAAGTTTATTCACAGTTTTGTGAGAAGTTTGAGATAGAAAGTGTAATGCCAGAATGGAAATATAGAGGAAAGAAGATATATAAACATGGAAGTCAGTGTTTAAGAATGTCTTACGAAGATTGCCAAACTAACGGGTTTTTTGTTGCAAGTTTTATAAAGAGAAGTAATGAATTGTTAGAAAATGATGTACCGAAATGTTCTGATAAAAGGAAGGAAAAAATCAGCAAAAGTGAATTTAATTCTTCATATTTAAGAACAGTAACTTTAAGATTTGGTGAAAAGAAATTGAAGAATAATAGGCAAAAAGTATATGTACGAACTAATGGCTTTTTGGGTAAACATtcttatatcaaagaaaaagacaaaacaatAAGGGCGACAGCTAGATGGACTGTGATGAAGTAA